The proteins below are encoded in one region of Lytechinus pictus isolate F3 Inbred chromosome 11, Lp3.0, whole genome shotgun sequence:
- the LOC129271237 gene encoding NADH-cytochrome b5 reductase-like isoform X1 has translation MANVPDVCEECQSVRPATPPPDSCCGSGCAVCVYDIHDQEIDLWKKTCKRKHGADESQLESIESVMDLMDYKYYTLQSIVPVCTNTAVYRFTLPPGKKLDLSIAKHIILRGKHNGKMITRQYTPISHDTGFFDVLIKLYVDGDMSQCIKQWKIGDNIEWRGPFGSFTYQPNKGHYILAIAAGTGITPIIQVMRHLVENEEDETVFRLLYTCRSYHEILLRETLNELALYWNITIIFNLTQSSPGSHPIGYGETIQYGRFTRERLSKEVAASMGRRVRALVCGTRSFENDMITFLKESGVSRDSIEKF, from the exons ATGGCTAATGTACCTGATGTTTGTGAGGAATGTCAATCAGTCCGCCCAGCCACGCCCCCTCCTGATTCCTGCTGTGGTTCAGGATGTGCCGTCTGTGTTTATGATATTCATGATCAGGAGATAGATCTCTGGAAGAAGACTTGCAAACGTAAACATGGTGCTGATGAAAGTCAG TTAGAAAGCATTGAAAGTGTCATGGATCTGATGGACTATAAATATTACACTCTGCAATCTATTGTTCCAGTTTGTACAAATACAGCGGTCTACAGATTCACATTGCCACCTGGGAAAAAACTGGATCTGTCTATTGCAAAGCACATCATACTCAG GGGTAAACACAATGGCAAGATGATAACCAGGCAGTACACACCCATCTCACATGATACAGGATTCTTTGATGTTCTTATAAAG TTGTATGTGGATGGGGATATGTCTCAGTGCATTAAGCAGTGGAAGATAGGTGATAACATAGAATGGAGAGGACCTTTTGGGTCTTTTACATACCAGCCAAACAAG GGCCACTATATTCTTGCTATTGCCGCTGGTACCGGTATCACACCGATCATCCAGGTGATGAGACATCTTGTTGAGAATGAGGAGGATGAGACAGTCTTCAGATTACTCTACACCTGTCGTTCCTATCATGAAATTCTACTCAGGGAAACCCTTAATGAGCTAGCTCTGTACTGGAATATCACTATCATCTTTAATCTTACACAG AGCTCTCCTGGCAGTCATCCTATTGGTTATGGTGAGACTATCCAATATGGCCGCTTTACACGGGAGAGACTATCCAAAGAAGTAGCAGCATCAATGGGACGTCGTGTAAGGGCATTGGTATGTGGAACTCgttcttttgaaaatgacatgatCACATTCCTGAAAGAATCAGGAGTATCGAGAGATTCCATTGAGAAGTTTTGA
- the LOC129271237 gene encoding NADH-cytochrome b5 reductase-like isoform X2 yields the protein MANVPDVCEECQSVRPATPPPDSCCGSGCAVCVYDIHDQEIDLWKKTCKRKHGADESQLESIESVMDLMDYKYYTLQSIVPVCTNTAVYRFTLPPGKKLDLSIAKHIILRGKHNGKMITRQYTPISHDTGFFDVLIKGHYILAIAAGTGITPIIQVMRHLVENEEDETVFRLLYTCRSYHEILLRETLNELALYWNITIIFNLTQSSPGSHPIGYGETIQYGRFTRERLSKEVAASMGRRVRALVCGTRSFENDMITFLKESGVSRDSIEKF from the exons ATGGCTAATGTACCTGATGTTTGTGAGGAATGTCAATCAGTCCGCCCAGCCACGCCCCCTCCTGATTCCTGCTGTGGTTCAGGATGTGCCGTCTGTGTTTATGATATTCATGATCAGGAGATAGATCTCTGGAAGAAGACTTGCAAACGTAAACATGGTGCTGATGAAAGTCAG TTAGAAAGCATTGAAAGTGTCATGGATCTGATGGACTATAAATATTACACTCTGCAATCTATTGTTCCAGTTTGTACAAATACAGCGGTCTACAGATTCACATTGCCACCTGGGAAAAAACTGGATCTGTCTATTGCAAAGCACATCATACTCAG GGGTAAACACAATGGCAAGATGATAACCAGGCAGTACACACCCATCTCACATGATACAGGATTCTTTGATGTTCTTATAAAG GGCCACTATATTCTTGCTATTGCCGCTGGTACCGGTATCACACCGATCATCCAGGTGATGAGACATCTTGTTGAGAATGAGGAGGATGAGACAGTCTTCAGATTACTCTACACCTGTCGTTCCTATCATGAAATTCTACTCAGGGAAACCCTTAATGAGCTAGCTCTGTACTGGAATATCACTATCATCTTTAATCTTACACAG AGCTCTCCTGGCAGTCATCCTATTGGTTATGGTGAGACTATCCAATATGGCCGCTTTACACGGGAGAGACTATCCAAAGAAGTAGCAGCATCAATGGGACGTCGTGTAAGGGCATTGGTATGTGGAACTCgttcttttgaaaatgacatgatCACATTCCTGAAAGAATCAGGAGTATCGAGAGATTCCATTGAGAAGTTTTGA
- the LOC129271694 gene encoding UDP-glucuronosyltransferase 2B33-like isoform X1, with product MSQFMIMALILKFSILSGVLTAISEGSNIAISGGPGLGSHFFVAASLGEELVRRGHNVTAILGGDAIATSHDDRYSELFHFAITNRRFSEEELRERVDVVARAAVSGNFLGELNKHLATMQYEMYKDCDALLLDEDFIQSLVDAKFDLLIVDPYFGCTNLLPVILNEPVIFMIPTHLEDFLARAFGSPIDTALHPYFGSGFPRRMTFWQRFRNFIQPSFVGLTFRGVQQYCSSRNIPPSSCSESEVFGRAELFLVNMDFAVEFPFPIAPNVIPVGGITTRPSKKLDVNLEEFVQSSGEDGIIIFTMGSYATYMKEELIKEFITAFSRLPQKVVWKMTRDLPKEADQSKIKTMPWLPQNDLLAHNKTKLIIYQGGHNGFYEVVDHGVPSVVIPLLMDQFDVASRTVHHGMGIELDYPTLNANIIVEAVRTVLGNNRMQRGFLRYTGIAP from the exons ATGTCTCAATTTATGATAATGGCACTGATTTTGAAGTTTTCTATTCTTAGTGGAGTGCTTACTGCTATTTCTGAAGGGTCCAATATAGCAATATCCGGTGGCCCGGGACTGGGCAGTCATTTCTTTGTGGCGGCTTCATTGGGTGAAGAATTGGTTCGTCGAGGTCACAATGTAACGGCCATCCTCGGCGGCGACGCAATTGCTACAAGCCACGATGACAGGTACTCCGAGCTCTTCCATTTTGCAATCACAAACAGGCGATTCTCGGAGGAAGAATTGAGGGAGAGAGTGGACGTTGTCGCGCGAGCTGCTGTGTCGGGCAATTTCCTCGGGGAGCTTAATAAGCACCTTGCAACTATGCAATACGAAATGTACAAAGATTGCGATGCCTTACTGTTGGACGAGGACTTCATCCAAAGTCTTGTGGATGCTAAATTTGACCTCTTGATCGTTGACCCATACTTTGGTTGTACCAACCTTTTACCGGTAATATTGAATGAACCTGTGATCTTCATGATCCCTACACACCTTGAGGATTTCTTAGCCAGAGCATTTGGATCCCCTATCGACACCGCCCTTCATCCTTATTTCGGAAGCGGTTTCCCGCGTCGCATGACATTTTGGCAACGATTTCGTAATTTCATCCAACCTTCATTTGTTGGTTTAACATTTAGAGGCGTTCAGCAGTATTGTTCTTCTCGAAATATACCGCCTTCATCCTGTTCAGAAAGTGAAGTGTTTGGTAGAGCGGAACTGTTTCTTGTCAACATGGATTTTGCAGTGGAGTTCCCGTTCCCTATCGCGCCGAATGTCATTCCAGTTGGCGGCATCACGACAAGACCATCGAAAAAGCTAGATGTA AACCTTGAGGAGTTTGTCCAAAGCTCTGGTGAAGATGGTATTATCATCTTTACCATGGGTTCCTACGCAACCTACATGAAGGAGGAGCTCATTAAAGAGTTTATAACGGCATTCTCACGACTACCTCAAAAGGTGGTATGGAAAATGACACGTGATCTCCCAAAGGAGGCCGATCAGTCAAAGATAAAAACAATGCCCTGGCTGCCACAGAATGATTTATTAG CACACAACAAGACTAAACTTATCATCTACCAAGGAGGACATAATGGTTTTTACGAAGTCGTTGACCACGGTGTGCCAAGCGTGGTCATCCCATTACTCATGGACCAATTCGATGTTGCTTCACGAACCGTCCACCATGGAATGGGAATCGAACTCGACTACCCCACCCTCAATGCTAACATAATTGTGGAGGCTGTAAGGACGGTATTAGGAAACAACAG AATGCAGAGAGGATTTCTTCGATATACAGGCATCGCACCATGA
- the LOC129271694 gene encoding UDP-glucuronosyltransferase 2C1-like isoform X2, translating to MSQFMIMALILKFSILSGVLTAISEGSNIAISGGPGLGSHFFVAASLGEELVRRGHNVTAILGGDAIATSHDDRYSELFHFAITNRRFSEEELRERVDVVARAAVSGNFLGELNKHLATMQYEMYKDCDALLLDEDFIQSLVDAKFDLLIVDPYFGCTNLLPVILNEPVIFMIPTHLEDFLARAFGSPIDTALHPYFGSGFPRRMTFWQRFRNFIQPSFVGLTFRGVQQYCSSRNIPPSSCSESEVFGRAELFLVNMDFAVEFPFPIAPNVIPVGGITTRPSKKLDVNLEEFVQSSGEDGIIIFTMGSYATYMKEELIKEFITAFSRLPQKVVWKMTRDLPKEADQSKIKTMPWLPQNDLLAHNKTKLIIYQGGHNGFYEVVDHGVPSVVIPLLMDQFDVASRTVHHGMGIELDYPTLNANIIVEAVRTVLGNNSYTKNAERISSIYRHRTMRPVEKAAFWVEHVIQHGGTPLKSAIGELSWYEYHQIDVLLSLFSIIIIILVIVFFTLRLGLRLICNVFQRNRGTKDDKLD from the exons ATGTCTCAATTTATGATAATGGCACTGATTTTGAAGTTTTCTATTCTTAGTGGAGTGCTTACTGCTATTTCTGAAGGGTCCAATATAGCAATATCCGGTGGCCCGGGACTGGGCAGTCATTTCTTTGTGGCGGCTTCATTGGGTGAAGAATTGGTTCGTCGAGGTCACAATGTAACGGCCATCCTCGGCGGCGACGCAATTGCTACAAGCCACGATGACAGGTACTCCGAGCTCTTCCATTTTGCAATCACAAACAGGCGATTCTCGGAGGAAGAATTGAGGGAGAGAGTGGACGTTGTCGCGCGAGCTGCTGTGTCGGGCAATTTCCTCGGGGAGCTTAATAAGCACCTTGCAACTATGCAATACGAAATGTACAAAGATTGCGATGCCTTACTGTTGGACGAGGACTTCATCCAAAGTCTTGTGGATGCTAAATTTGACCTCTTGATCGTTGACCCATACTTTGGTTGTACCAACCTTTTACCGGTAATATTGAATGAACCTGTGATCTTCATGATCCCTACACACCTTGAGGATTTCTTAGCCAGAGCATTTGGATCCCCTATCGACACCGCCCTTCATCCTTATTTCGGAAGCGGTTTCCCGCGTCGCATGACATTTTGGCAACGATTTCGTAATTTCATCCAACCTTCATTTGTTGGTTTAACATTTAGAGGCGTTCAGCAGTATTGTTCTTCTCGAAATATACCGCCTTCATCCTGTTCAGAAAGTGAAGTGTTTGGTAGAGCGGAACTGTTTCTTGTCAACATGGATTTTGCAGTGGAGTTCCCGTTCCCTATCGCGCCGAATGTCATTCCAGTTGGCGGCATCACGACAAGACCATCGAAAAAGCTAGATGTA AACCTTGAGGAGTTTGTCCAAAGCTCTGGTGAAGATGGTATTATCATCTTTACCATGGGTTCCTACGCAACCTACATGAAGGAGGAGCTCATTAAAGAGTTTATAACGGCATTCTCACGACTACCTCAAAAGGTGGTATGGAAAATGACACGTGATCTCCCAAAGGAGGCCGATCAGTCAAAGATAAAAACAATGCCCTGGCTGCCACAGAATGATTTATTAG CACACAACAAGACTAAACTTATCATCTACCAAGGAGGACATAATGGTTTTTACGAAGTCGTTGACCACGGTGTGCCAAGCGTGGTCATCCCATTACTCATGGACCAATTCGATGTTGCTTCACGAACCGTCCACCATGGAATGGGAATCGAACTCGACTACCCCACCCTCAATGCTAACATAATTGTGGAGGCTGTAAGGACGGTATTAGGAAACAACAG TTACACGAAGAATGCAGAGAGGATTTCTTCGATATACAGGCATCGCACCATGAGGCCAGTTGAGAAAGCTGCTTTCTGGGTTGAACACGTGATCCAACATGGTGGAACCCCTCTTAAATCAGCTATTGGAGAGTTATCTTGGTATGAATACCATCAAATCGACGTTTTactctctttattttcaattataattataattcttGTAATTGTTTTCTTCACTTTAAGATTAGGACTTAGACTAATTTGTAATGTTTTCCAGAGAAACAGAGGGACTAAGGATGATAAGCTTGATTAG